ATTTATAAATGATGTTGCTCAAGGTGTTGACAGTGCTTACAATGAATCAAGAGTTGTAATGGAAGATATATTAGCAGATAAAAACTCAGATGTAAAATCTAAATTAGAAGCGTATAGAAATACTTTAATGGGAATATACGAATAATATTTTAAACAGGGGATGTCTTAATTTTATTTAAGGCATCTTCTTTATTTATATGTAAGTATGCTCGATGATAATATAAGTATCCCTCCAAGCTAAAAAATTATCGCCAACGATACATCCTTGATACCACTTTGAGCAACGTATTAGTGAAGTATTTCGGATATATCCGTTGATTAAATGTCGGCTCATCTTATATACTATCATCTTCGCTAAAGTAATTTAGATATAAAAATTTTGATTTTAGAAAAAAGGAGAAAATTATGAAACTGGTTATTTATCAAACAAGTGATTTACATGGATATGTATATCCTACTAACTATGTAACAGAACAGCCCCTTGGAATTTTAAAAATAGGGAGTTATATGAAAAAAGATGAGTTAAATTATGATGCATCTTTAAAAATAGATTGCGGAGATTTAGTTCAAGGATCTGCTCTTACACATTATTTATATAAGCATGATATAGAAAGAAATCCTATTATTGAAGGGTTAGAAAATATAAAATATGATGCTTATGTTTTAGGTAATCATGAATTTAACTATGGATTAGATTATTTAAATAAATCATACTCTCCAGTATGTGATAAGATTATAAATGGTAATATAGAAGGTTTAGATTTTGATACAAAACCATATAAAATATTTGAATTTGATGGATTTAAAGTTGGATGTATAGGGTTTACAACATCATTTATACCTAACTGGGAAAGACCATGCAACATAGAAGGATTAAGTTTTAATGATCCTGTTGAAACATATGCAAAATATGAAGAAGAATTAAAGGAAAAATGTGATTTTATAATAGTATGTTATCATGGTGGATTTGAAAAAAGCTTAGAAGATAACACAACACCAACTGAAGCACTGACAAAAGAAAATCAAGGAAGCAAATTATTAGAAAAGTTCAATTCTATAGATATGGTTTTAAGTGGTCATCAACATAGATCATTTATTACTAAGATAGATAATAGAATATGTTCTCAACCTCTTAACAATGGTCAAAACTTCACAAAAATAGTTATAGATACAGAAACTAAAGAAATAAGCTATGAGTTAGTAGAAGTTAAGAATATTGATGTTGAAATTGATAAAGAACTTCAAAGTATATTTGATGATGTAGAAGCTAAATTACAATTATACTTAGATCAAGAAATAGGTAATTTCGATAAAGATATAATTGTTGATGATATATTCTTAGCAAGATTAAATGGACATCCGATTATAAACTTTTTACATGAAGTACATCTTGAAGCAGGAAATGCTGATATTTCTGCATTATCGTTATTTGATAGTACAATTGGATTTAAGAAAAATGTATCTATTAGAGATGTATTAATAAATTATCCTTACCCAAATACATTAAAAATTCTTAAAGTAAAAGGTGAGAATATCAAAAAAGCAATTGAAAAAGCAGCTACTTACTTTGTTTTAGAAGATAATAAAGTAGTTGTAAATAGTACATTTTTAGTACCTAAGGTTCAACATTATAACTATGATACATTTGGCGGACTTGACTATGAAATAGATTTAAATAGAGAGTTTGGAGACCGTGTTGTTTCTATGAAAAGAAATGGTGAAGATATGGATTTAGAAAAGTATTATAATGTTGTAATGAATAACTATCGTGCAACTAATACTTCTATATATCCTAGTTATGAAGGAGCAGAAGTTGTAGGTGAAGTAAATATAGATATAAGTGAAATTATAATAGACTATATACAAGATAAGAAAATGATTAAATCGGAAGATAAGTGTAACTATAAAATTAAGTACTAGAAAAATATCAAAAATAAGTATAAAAGTGAACTTAGTAAGAATTTAGAGAAGTTGAATAATTAGATAGATAATTCATATTCGACTATAATTTCTAGATATTAGTACTGCTTTATTAATAATAGAGAACTTGATTTACTTAGATTAAATTTAACTTTTAACTTTAAAATCATAAAAAGATATTATACTTTAAAGTTTAATTCAAAATGCGGATATTAAAGGACATTTTGAATTAGACTTTTATTATAGTGTATGATATATTAAGACACATTGAGGGGAAAAGAACACTTGATATAGACTTAGGATTTGGGTGTGATTTAGATATATAACTAAATAAAGTGATTAATAAAAATTTAATAATAAGTAGGGGGTTATATACTATGATAAGAAAATTAGAAAATAAAGATGTAGATATAGTTATGAATATATGGTTAGAAACAACTATAAAGGCTCATGATTTTATATCAAAAGAATATTGGGAGTCTAACTATGATATGGTAAAAGAAGTTTATATACCTGCGGCAGATAGTTTTATTTATGAAGAAAAAGGGAATATTAAAGGTTTTATATCAGTTATAGATAAAGAATTTATAGGAGCTTTATTTGTAGATAAAAAGTATCAAGGATGTAGTATCGGTAGTAAATTGATTAGATATGTGGATAGTATATATAATGGATTAACATTATCTGTATACAAAGATAATAGTAGAGCTGTTAATTTTTATAAAAATATTGGATTTGATATAGTTGAAGAAAAGATTAATGAAGATACTGACTGTATAGAATACTATATGAAAAAATAAAGATTTCTAATATCGCTATAGAAAGTTAATATGTATAAGTGTAAATATGAATAATTATTAAGAGTATTTAAAGAGATATAAGATGTTGATTGAAAAATTAATATCTTTTTTTTATGATTAAGGATATTATAATACTTAAAAAAATGTGGATAAATTCTGAATGTAAGTAATATCAACAAATTGGTTTTGAGCGTAAAAAAGATTTTGAAATACTTCGCCCACGCAGTGGCTCAAGCAACGGACGAAGTCGTTGGCGACATGAAATGTTTCGCCGACACGTCGCTCAAGCGAAGCGAATTTTTTATCAGTAAATTATATTGAATTTATCTAAGTCTATTGTGGGTTTAGAGATTTTTATTATATATTGGTATAATTATTCTGTTTAAATTAATAAAAAAAGTATATTAATTATAATAAGTAATAATTATATTTAAATAAAATTAAAAATGAGCATAAAAAGAAAGGCGTACTATGGAAGAATCAAGAATCATAAAAATGATAAATAATAATCCTAGCATTATTTCAACAATAAATAATCCAACCGATGAAATGAAACTATTAGCTATAAAAAAAGATGGATTAACATTAGAGTATATAGAAAATCCAACTATAGAAATGCAGCAATTGGCATTAGATAATAATATTAGAGCTATTAGATATATAGAAAATCCTACGGAATCAATGATGATAAAGGCTGTAAATGCAGGATGGAGTATATTAGAGTATATAAAAAATCCGACAGATAAAGTAATTGAGTTAGCTATAAATCAAGCTGGATGGGCTATAAAATATGCTAAAAATCCAAGTGAAGAACTACAATTATTGGCTGTTAGAAAAAATTATGACTCAATCAAGTTTATAAAAAATCCTTATGAAAGTGCTCAAAAAGAAGCTTTAAAAATAAGTTATGATGCATTAAGATATATTAATTCACCAAGCCATAATATAGAAATTGAGGCTATTAAAAATAATGAGGCGGCAATTAGCTTTATACATAACTTAGATAAGGATAAAATATTAAATTTCTTAAAAGAAAATATTTTGGTAATTAAATATGTTGCAAGAGAAATATCAAAAGAAGACTTGGAAGAAGTGTTAAAAGAAGTTTTATCAAAAGAAGAAGTCGAAGAAAAATATGTTAGAGACTTGTTAAATTGCAGTATGATAGATAGAAATAGTAAAAACTTTGAAATAGACAAGATAATGTTTATTTATAAGTATGGTAGTAAGAAAGCAAGGAAAATAGCAGTAGATGAAAAATTAAAGATGATATAGGAGATAGACAGATGAATTTTATAGATACATTAAAGAGCGTTAACTTAGTATTATCGACGAATGAAGTACCACTAGTAGTAGGAGAAAGTGGAATAGGAAAAACAGCATTAGCAAGAAAACTTGCAGGTGATAATAATTGGAGCTTAGTAGTTATTGATGGAAATTTACTTAAAGAAGGTGAAATAGGTGGACTTCCAACTATAGAATCTTACACAATAACTAACTCTAAGGGAGAAAAATTAGAAAAGAAAATCACAGTGTATGCAGTTCACAATAAATTAAGAGAAATTGATGAAGAAATAGCTAAAGGAAAGACAGTTCTTTTATTTATAGATGAAATAAACCGTTGTGAACATACAGTACAACAGGAGTTAATGAACTTAATATTAAATAGAGAAATAAATGGATATAAGTTACATGATGATGTAAAAATATTAGCAGCAATGAATCCATCAAGTAAATATGGTTCAGATTTTGATTATCAAGTTGTTGATATGGATGCAGCTCAAGAAAATAGATTTGTATGGTTAAACATGGAACCTGATTATACACAATGGTTAGATTGGGCAATGAATGCAGGAATAGAGCAAAAGGTTATAGAGTTTATATCAACATTCCCTGAATATTTACACAGAATAAATGAAGATGATATACGTGCAACTCCAAGAAGTTATGAAAGAGTTTCAAAGAGTTATAAGATTTATAAAGATCAGAAAGAATCTATACCTAGATCAGTATTTTTAAATGTTATAAAAGGAAATGTGGGAAAGGTTATAGCAGAGGAGTTTATAAGTTTTGTTGAGTCTGATTGTAGTCCGTTAATATCTTATGAAGATGTGTTTTCATGTGAAACATTAAATTCAAATATAATAGAGAAAGTAAAAAGTGAAAGTCACACAAGACTTTATTTATCAGCAATGAATATTTTAAAAACATTAGAATTAAATATTAAAAATGATGAGAATAATTCAACAGATTATGTAACTAGGTTTATAGAGTTTTTAAAATTATATCCTATAGATTTAATGGTTGGAATTATGAAGGATATAAAAAGTAGTTATGCTGAAGTATATAAAAGGGCTATAGAAAACGAAGAATTCGTAGAATTATACTTTGAATCTTATAATATGATAAGGGGATAATCTATGGAAAGTTATTTTGATAAACAAGCTAAATACCTTTATGATAAAGCTGAGGAGATAATAAACACTTATGCTATGTTAAAGTCAAATAAAAAAGGTGAAAAATTTGAAATAGATATACCTCAAGATTTCAAAAATGAATTTTTTAAACTAGTAGATAAAGTTAACTTAAGTCTTATGGAAGATAAAGATAACTTTTATGGTTATTTTTTATTTCAGACTTTAAGAGATATTAGATTTGATATAAGTAGTCCAACTGCTGTAAACTTTAAAGGTGCTAAATATGTAATATATTTTAATCCAATAATCTTTTTAAGTCTTGATATGAAACAGATGGAAAGTACTATTAAGCATGAAATACTACATATACTATCTCTGCATTTATTAAGAGGAAAAGAATTAAAAAATAAGTATAGTACACTGGCAATTAATATTGCAATGGATGTAGTAGTAAATCAATATTTAAACTATTTACCACCATATGCAACAACGCTTCAATGGTTAAACTCAAATTATAACTTAAAACTTGAACCATATGAGTCTTTTGAATATTATGTAGAGAAGATTCAAATGGAACTTGATTTACAAGAAGTTGATGAAAATGGTGAAGAAGTTGATAATCATGAAAATGAAAATATAGAAACTGAATATAATCCAGAGCATACTCATGATGTTTGGGAAGAATCTGATGAGATAGATGAAAAAACTCTTAAAGAATTTACAGAGAAATTTGTTAGTTTATCTCAAAAAGGTGAAGTACCAAACTATTTAGGAGGTTTGATTTCGGCTTTAAAAAATAGTAAGGGAGAGTTACCTTGGAATTTATATCTTAAAAAACTTATGGGTACAGTTGAAAGTAATAAAAAGAAAACCATAACAAGAAGAAATAGAAGGCAACCAAATAGATTAGATTTAAGAGGAGAACTTAGAGGTCATAAAGCAGAAATAGCTGTTGCACTTGATACAAGTGGAAGTATTAGTGATGAAGAGTTTAAACAAGCTATTAAGGAAGTTCTTAACATAGTAAAAAACTATAATCATGAAATTACTATTATAGAATGTGATAATGAAATTAGACGTACTTATAAAGTTAAATCTGTAAAAGATATAAAAGAAAGAATTAATATAAGAGGTGGTACTAAGTTTACTCCAGTTTTTGAATATGCTAATAAGAAAAAACTTAATTTATTAGTTTATTTTACCGATGGCAAAGGTGAAGATAGGTTAGAGGTAATACCTAGAGGATATAAGGTTTTATGGGTTATTTCAGGAAGAGGAGATAAATTATCATTAAATAATCCTTATGGAGCAGTTAAAAAACTTAGCAAGGTTGAAGTTAAAGAAGATACTATAGATATGAGTGATGTTAGAGATGATGGATACTCAATGAATAATCAACAACCAATGTTATAAAAATTATTATTTGGATTATTCCTACTATCTTATAGTAAATATTTAAATTTAGGTTATGTTTTAACACAATGTTGAAATTAGATAAATTTTGAACAATAAAAAATCAAGAGTTGTATGAATAAACAAATACAACTCTTGATTTTTTTATACTTTGAATTTTTTATTCAATTTCATCAATTTATTCAATTATATTCTTCTTAATTCTACATCTTTCAACATTTTTTATGTTAATATTTTTATTACTTGCTATATTCTTTATAACAACTTTGTAATCAATATTATAAAATTTAATACAACAAAAAGAGAAATCATAATATGAATGTTTTAAGTCAAAATAAAAACAAGAAATTTGTAACAGGTTGGCTTACATGATGGGACCTTCATTATTAGTTGATAATATTGAATATGGAGTTGCTTGGTGGTATGTATTAGCATTCATAATAGTATGCTACAAAGCCTTAATAGTTGCTTCTAATAGGTATGACTAAGTTAAACAAAGAAAGAATATCAAACTTAGAAAATAATTCTACAAAAGAAGTTATGTAATAAATAATATTAATTAATGTAGTTATAATAATTATTATTAAAATTTAAAAGCATGAAAGGAGCAAAATCAAATGGAGAAAAAACAACTTCAAAAAAACTTAGGTGCTGCTGCTGCTTTATCAACAGTTGTTGGTATGGTTATAGGTGGTGGAGTATTTTTTAAACCACAAGCAGTTTATGAAATAACTGGTGGAGCACCAGGACTTGGAATGATAGCATGGGTTTTAGCAGGTATCATGACAATAACTGCTGGACTTACTGCAGCAGAAGTATCAGCTGCAATACCTAAAACAGGTGGAATGATGGTATATATAGAAGAAATATACGGTAAAAAACTTGGTTTCTTAACTGGATGGATGCAATCTGTATTATTCTTCCCAGCTACAATAGCTGCTATATCAGTTATGTTTGGTCAACAAGCTGCTATATTATTAGGTAATGAATCTTTAGTAATACCTATGACAGTAGGAGTTATATTATTAATAGGTATATTAAATACTTTTGGTTCTAAAACAAGTGGTGCAATACAAACTGTATCAACTGTATGTAAATTAATTCCTCTTGTATTAATAATAGTATTCGGATTTATAAAAGGTGGAGGAGATAATCCTATAGTACAACCTTTAGTTGCAGAAGGTATAAGCCCAACAGGAGTAATAGGACAATTATTAGTTGCTATATTATTTGCTTACGATGGATGGATAAACGTTGGTACTTTAGCTGGTGAAATGAAGGATCCAGGAAAAGATTTACCAAAAGCAATTGTTGGTGGTTTATCTTTAGTTATGGCTGTATATGTAGTTATAAACTTAGCTTACCTTTGGGTATTACCAGCTAATGAATTAGCTCAATATGCTTCTCCTGCTTCAGCAGTTGCAACTGAATTATTCGGACCAATAGGTGGTAAAATAATAACTGTTGGTATATTAATATCTGTATTCGGATGTATAAATGGATACCTATTAACTGGACCAAGAATAATTTATACATTAGGACAACAAAAATCTATACCAGTATCATTTGGTAAATTAAATAAAAATGATGTTCCAGCTAACGCAACATTATTAATGGCTGTATTATCAGCTTTATATGCATTATCAGGACAATTTAACTTATTAAGTGATTTATCAATGTTCGCTGTTTGGTCTTTCTATGTTTTAACATTCATAGGTGTTATGAAACTTAGAAAAACTCATCCAAACTTAAACAGACCATACAAGGTACCTTTATATCCTATAGTTCCATTAATAGCTATATTTAGTGGATTATTCGTTGTATTAAACCAATTATTCTTCGCTGGTGCTAAGAGTACAATGATGTCTTTAGGAGGAGTTATCGTAACTCTTATAGGTTTACCTGTTTATTCTTATATGACTAAAAAGTATGCTAACTCTGATAACGATATAGATAAAGCTGCTTAATATAATAAAAGAGCGTAGACAAAATCTACGCTCTTTTATTTTTAGCTTATTTTATTTTGCTAACTTTATTTAAAATATTTTTTATATCTTCAACTATACCAACATCTACTAACTTATTTTTAAACTTATATCTAATTATATATAATATATACTGTATAAAAAAATATGAGCAGATGCTCCTATCCTTTTAGTTCAGAATATATAACAATTGCGAAGTTAATTATATTGTATCATTTCCAACACTCATTTAAAACATAGCCTAATAATAAAATGTAAAGAGACAATATTAACATAAAATAAGGATAAAGCATAATATGTATCGTGATAACTGATTATATTATTAGGAGGTATATTATGGATATATCTTGTCCCAAATATGATATTCAAAAGATATTTTCTGGATATGACCCATCTAGACCAAATGCGTATGCTCAAATAAAAGGTGGACCTTTAGCACCTTGTATAAGAGGAACTATATATTTATACCAATTAGGTGAAGGAGTATATATAAAGGTATATATAACAGGTATCCCTAATGTAAACAATCAAGCTAGTTCTTTTCATGGATTTCATATTCATGAA
The Romboutsia ilealis genome window above contains:
- a CDS encoding APC family permease encodes the protein MEKKQLQKNLGAAAALSTVVGMVIGGGVFFKPQAVYEITGGAPGLGMIAWVLAGIMTITAGLTAAEVSAAIPKTGGMMVYIEEIYGKKLGFLTGWMQSVLFFPATIAAISVMFGQQAAILLGNESLVIPMTVGVILLIGILNTFGSKTSGAIQTVSTVCKLIPLVLIIVFGFIKGGGDNPIVQPLVAEGISPTGVIGQLLVAILFAYDGWINVGTLAGEMKDPGKDLPKAIVGGLSLVMAVYVVINLAYLWVLPANELAQYASPASAVATELFGPIGGKIITVGILISVFGCINGYLLTGPRIIYTLGQQKSIPVSFGKLNKNDVPANATLLMAVLSALYALSGQFNLLSDLSMFAVWSFYVLTFIGVMKLRKTHPNLNRPYKVPLYPIVPLIAIFSGLFVVLNQLFFAGAKSTMMSLGGVIVTLIGLPVYSYMTKKYANSDNDIDKAA
- a CDS encoding ATP-binding protein, with translation MNFIDTLKSVNLVLSTNEVPLVVGESGIGKTALARKLAGDNNWSLVVIDGNLLKEGEIGGLPTIESYTITNSKGEKLEKKITVYAVHNKLREIDEEIAKGKTVLLFIDEINRCEHTVQQELMNLILNREINGYKLHDDVKILAAMNPSSKYGSDFDYQVVDMDAAQENRFVWLNMEPDYTQWLDWAMNAGIEQKVIEFISTFPEYLHRINEDDIRATPRSYERVSKSYKIYKDQKESIPRSVFLNVIKGNVGKVIAEEFISFVESDCSPLISYEDVFSCETLNSNIIEKVKSESHTRLYLSAMNILKTLELNIKNDENNSTDYVTRFIEFLKLYPIDLMVGIMKDIKSSYAEVYKRAIENEEFVELYFESYNMIRG
- a CDS encoding vWA domain-containing protein; translation: MESYFDKQAKYLYDKAEEIINTYAMLKSNKKGEKFEIDIPQDFKNEFFKLVDKVNLSLMEDKDNFYGYFLFQTLRDIRFDISSPTAVNFKGAKYVIYFNPIIFLSLDMKQMESTIKHEILHILSLHLLRGKELKNKYSTLAINIAMDVVVNQYLNYLPPYATTLQWLNSNYNLKLEPYESFEYYVEKIQMELDLQEVDENGEEVDNHENENIETEYNPEHTHDVWEESDEIDEKTLKEFTEKFVSLSQKGEVPNYLGGLISALKNSKGELPWNLYLKKLMGTVESNKKKTITRRNRRQPNRLDLRGELRGHKAEIAVALDTSGSISDEEFKQAIKEVLNIVKNYNHEITIIECDNEIRRTYKVKSVKDIKERINIRGGTKFTPVFEYANKKKLNLLVYFTDGKGEDRLEVIPRGYKVLWVISGRGDKLSLNNPYGAVKKLSKVEVKEDTIDMSDVRDDGYSMNNQQPML
- a CDS encoding bifunctional metallophosphatase/5'-nucleotidase, with translation MKLVIYQTSDLHGYVYPTNYVTEQPLGILKIGSYMKKDELNYDASLKIDCGDLVQGSALTHYLYKHDIERNPIIEGLENIKYDAYVLGNHEFNYGLDYLNKSYSPVCDKIINGNIEGLDFDTKPYKIFEFDGFKVGCIGFTTSFIPNWERPCNIEGLSFNDPVETYAKYEEELKEKCDFIIVCYHGGFEKSLEDNTTPTEALTKENQGSKLLEKFNSIDMVLSGHQHRSFITKIDNRICSQPLNNGQNFTKIVIDTETKEISYELVEVKNIDVEIDKELQSIFDDVEAKLQLYLDQEIGNFDKDIIVDDIFLARLNGHPIINFLHEVHLEAGNADISALSLFDSTIGFKKNVSIRDVLINYPYPNTLKILKVKGENIKKAIEKAATYFVLEDNKVVVNSTFLVPKVQHYNYDTFGGLDYEIDLNREFGDRVVSMKRNGEDMDLEKYYNVVMNNYRATNTSIYPSYEGAEVVGEVNIDISEIIIDYIQDKKMIKSEDKCNYKIKY
- a CDS encoding N-acetyltransferase — its product is MIRKLENKDVDIVMNIWLETTIKAHDFISKEYWESNYDMVKEVYIPAADSFIYEEKGNIKGFISVIDKEFIGALFVDKKYQGCSIGSKLIRYVDSIYNGLTLSVYKDNSRAVNFYKNIGFDIVEEKINEDTDCIEYYMKK